A region from the Maridesulfovibrio zosterae DSM 11974 genome encodes:
- the hisS gene encoding histidine--tRNA ligase encodes MSKIQKIKGVADLFPEDSARYAFMEKTAREVFSAYGYGELRIPILEKTELFCRSIGEETDVVQKEMYTFPDRKGRSLTMRPEATAGVVRAYVENKIYQPGKVTKLYTYGPMFRYERPQAGRMRQFHQIDAEIFGASEPQVDAEVLLMLSTFLSKIGLEKLSFELNSLGCPECRPLFRKALDEFFNGIDKEQLCDDCQRRVSTNPLRVLDCKNKKCRELTVDAPSIPDNLCTECRDHFDVVIALIDEAGLEYTLNPRLVRGLDYYQRTAFEVTSGDIGSQTAVAGGGRYDGLVESLGGAKKVPGIGFACGMERLAMLLEGTFTEEMDFYVALVDERAAGDALIFAEKLRNSGLKGEVGFAAKSMKAQLRHANKIGAGKCFIFGADEFENATVTVKDMTESGEQITTPRDEYFK; translated from the coding sequence ATGTCAAAAATACAAAAAATAAAAGGTGTTGCAGATTTATTTCCTGAAGATAGCGCTCGTTATGCATTCATGGAAAAAACTGCCAGAGAAGTGTTCTCGGCCTATGGTTACGGCGAACTTAGAATACCCATTCTGGAAAAAACAGAACTTTTCTGTCGCTCCATCGGGGAAGAAACCGATGTCGTGCAAAAAGAAATGTATACATTCCCTGACCGCAAAGGACGTTCCCTGACCATGCGTCCTGAAGCTACAGCAGGAGTTGTCCGCGCTTACGTAGAAAATAAAATTTACCAGCCGGGCAAGGTTACAAAGCTCTACACTTACGGTCCAATGTTTCGCTATGAAAGACCTCAGGCCGGACGTATGCGCCAGTTTCACCAGATTGATGCAGAAATCTTCGGTGCCAGCGAACCTCAGGTTGATGCAGAAGTTCTACTTATGCTCTCCACTTTTCTTAGCAAAATCGGACTGGAAAAGCTTTCTTTCGAGCTTAACTCACTTGGCTGCCCTGAATGCAGGCCTCTTTTCCGTAAAGCTCTTGATGAATTTTTTAATGGTATTGATAAGGAACAGCTCTGCGATGATTGCCAGCGCCGTGTAAGCACCAATCCGCTCAGGGTTCTTGATTGTAAAAACAAGAAGTGCAGGGAACTGACTGTTGATGCTCCTTCCATACCTGACAATCTTTGTACTGAGTGTCGTGATCACTTTGATGTTGTCATAGCTCTCATTGATGAAGCCGGACTTGAATATACATTGAATCCCCGTCTTGTACGTGGACTTGATTATTACCAGAGAACTGCTTTTGAAGTTACCTCCGGGGATATTGGTTCTCAGACCGCTGTTGCTGGTGGTGGACGTTATGACGGGCTGGTTGAAAGTCTAGGGGGAGCTAAGAAGGTTCCCGGTATAGGTTTTGCCTGTGGTATGGAGCGCCTTGCTATGCTGCTTGAAGGGACCTTTACTGAAGAGATGGATTTTTATGTTGCCCTTGTAGACGAAAGGGCTGCCGGAGATGCCTTGATATTCGCTGAAAAGCTCCGTAATAGCGGGCTTAAAGGTGAAGTTGGTTTTGCTGCGAAGAGCATGAAGGCTCAGTTGAGGCATGCTAATAAAATAGGCGCGGGAAAATGTTTTATTTTCGGTGCTGATGAATTCGAAAATGCAACGGTCACAGTCAAAGATATGACCGAAAGCGGCGAGCAGATTACCACGCCGCGTGATGAATATTTCAAATAA
- the def gene encoding peptide deformylase produces MKLEIVKYPETSLKEVCTRVEEITPELKETIENMIETMYEDDGVGLAAPQVGLQKRLIVIDPSGPKERTDLQVIINPEIIASEGKVDSEESCLSCPTFRCIIKRSEKVTVTGTDVDGNDLRIEADDFLAIVLQHEIDHLDGTLIVDRVGRLKRAMYDKKIKKWQKSAGN; encoded by the coding sequence ATGAAGCTTGAAATAGTAAAATATCCAGAGACTTCTTTGAAGGAAGTTTGCACACGGGTAGAGGAAATTACTCCTGAACTTAAGGAAACCATCGAGAACATGATTGAAACCATGTACGAAGATGATGGTGTGGGGCTTGCTGCACCACAGGTAGGGTTGCAGAAGCGCCTGATCGTAATTGATCCTTCAGGACCCAAAGAACGAACAGATCTTCAGGTTATCATCAATCCGGAGATCATTGCCAGTGAAGGTAAGGTGGATTCTGAAGAGAGTTGTCTGTCTTGTCCTACTTTCCGCTGTATTATCAAACGCAGTGAGAAAGTGACTGTAACCGGCACTGATGTTGATGGAAATGATCTCAGGATTGAAGCAGATGACTTTTTGGCCATTGTGCTCCAGCATGAGATCGATCACCTTGACGGAACTCTTATCGTAGATAGAGTCGGCCGCCTCAAACGTGCAATGTACGACAAGAAGATCAAAAAATGGCAGAAAAGCGCTGGAAATTAG
- a CDS encoding DUF2628 domain-containing protein — protein sequence MQMITSEDYTEFIGPNAGTYLFNFAKFQTLRDGFTVTWHWPAFFFGFWWFLYRKMYFWAFITFLVGFLPFGNFIAQLGYGLSAYYFYYRDCTGKIGAIKATAPVGGASAMLRDTGGVHGWVKIVGVVCFFLQPAWIMLMSMLFGSAFFFSFHQVML from the coding sequence ATGCAGATGATTACGTCTGAAGATTACACAGAATTTATAGGTCCTAATGCTGGGACCTATCTTTTTAATTTTGCTAAATTTCAAACTTTGCGGGATGGTTTTACCGTTACTTGGCACTGGCCTGCTTTTTTCTTTGGATTCTGGTGGTTTCTATACCGCAAAATGTACTTCTGGGCCTTTATCACTTTCCTAGTAGGTTTCTTACCCTTCGGCAACTTTATCGCTCAGTTAGGTTATGGCCTGAGTGCCTACTATTTTTACTACCGAGACTGTACAGGTAAGATTGGAGCAATCAAAGCGACAGCCCCCGTAGGTGGAGCATCCGCCATGCTGCGCGATACAGGAGGAGTACATGGGTGGGTCAAAATTGTAGGTGTAGTCTGCTTTTTCCTGCAACCGGCCTGGATTATGCTCATGTCCATGCTTTTCGGCAGTGCTTTTTTCTTCTCTTTTCATCAGGTTATGCTATAA
- a CDS encoding tRNA (adenine-N1)-methyltransferase has translation MLEAGQVILLVNPKGKRYLRVIKEGDEIHTHDGKILMDDIAAAGYGKIVKTHLGRDYQILKPTVHDLIKGVKRQTQIMYPKEIGYLLLKLGVGPGARIVESGSGSGGLTTALAYYVGDTGKVYTHEKRPEFYDLVKKNLEWAGLDHRVEQFNLNIEDGFQASDCDALFLDVPNPWDYLHHIPKAVIPGAMCGFLLPTTNQVSDLLAGLEKASFSDLEVVEILIRRYKPVSERLRPEDRMVGHTGFLVFARSTEGCEMTLEVPKKKRDNRGKPPAEKYHVDRKDMKDTPPEALKAEQEAAAKTEEAADEEKSE, from the coding sequence ATGCTTGAAGCTGGACAAGTAATACTGTTAGTCAACCCCAAAGGTAAACGCTACCTGCGTGTTATCAAAGAAGGGGATGAAATACATACCCATGACGGAAAGATCCTCATGGATGACATTGCTGCTGCGGGTTACGGTAAAATAGTTAAAACCCATCTTGGCCGTGATTATCAAATTTTGAAACCCACTGTGCATGACCTTATCAAAGGCGTTAAGCGTCAGACCCAGATTATGTATCCTAAAGAAATCGGATACCTCCTGCTGAAACTCGGTGTCGGTCCCGGAGCAAGGATTGTTGAGTCTGGTTCAGGTTCAGGTGGACTGACTACTGCGCTGGCCTATTACGTAGGTGATACCGGTAAAGTTTATACTCACGAGAAACGTCCGGAATTTTATGATCTGGTTAAGAAAAATCTTGAATGGGCTGGCCTTGATCACCGTGTAGAACAGTTCAACCTTAATATTGAAGATGGTTTTCAGGCTTCAGACTGTGACGCATTGTTTCTCGATGTGCCGAATCCATGGGATTACCTGCATCATATCCCTAAAGCGGTAATACCGGGCGCTATGTGCGGATTCTTGCTGCCAACGACCAATCAGGTCAGTGATCTGCTTGCAGGGCTTGAGAAAGCATCTTTCTCAGATCTTGAAGTTGTTGAAATTCTTATACGCCGTTATAAGCCTGTTTCAGAAAGACTGCGCCCTGAAGACCGTATGGTCGGGCACACCGGTTTTCTCGTTTTTGCACGTAGTACTGAAGGATGTGAAATGACTCTGGAAGTACCTAAGAAGAAAAGAGATAATCGTGGAAAACCTCCGGCAGAGAAGTATCATGTAGATAGAAAAGACATGAAAGATACTCCTCCCGAAGCTCTTAAAGCAGAGCAGGAAGCAGCCGCAAAAACTGAAGAAGCAGCTGACGAAGAAAAATCTGAATAA
- a CDS encoding radical SAM protein translates to MGYKYVFGPVFSGRLGRSLGLDLLGERICSMDCVYCEVGKTDNLTGERKPYVTAAELLQELTKWKGEKHQKPDIITLGGLGEPTLNSEMPDIIRGVKKLFPSMNIAVLTNATTMTDPEVRRELLEADVVLPSMDSLITSEFRAINRPCKGTDPEAIAKALIEFRKEFKGKIFLEVLLSRGYNDSDENLSKMKEFCIDLSPDRIDVVTLSRPGTLDKAGPVDSGSLGRWKEVLDAAPSKNRDCEPDTDVKSGSSTDTSALVQAGDSDAFDRIQASLMRRPQTAQQLSKALEVSLSKVDEVLKELRNSGRLSVRQTGDEIYYDCRLDVDS, encoded by the coding sequence ATGGGTTATAAGTATGTCTTCGGGCCGGTTTTTTCCGGCAGACTTGGCCGTTCATTAGGACTTGATCTTCTTGGTGAAAGAATTTGCTCAATGGACTGCGTATACTGCGAAGTGGGTAAGACCGACAATCTTACCGGTGAACGGAAACCATACGTAACCGCGGCAGAACTTTTGCAGGAACTGACAAAGTGGAAGGGCGAGAAACATCAGAAGCCCGATATCATTACTCTGGGAGGGTTGGGTGAACCCACCCTTAACTCTGAAATGCCCGATATTATTCGGGGTGTTAAGAAACTTTTCCCGTCAATGAACATTGCGGTACTGACAAACGCAACTACAATGACGGACCCTGAAGTTCGCAGAGAACTTTTGGAAGCTGACGTAGTGCTTCCATCAATGGATTCTTTGATTACTTCTGAATTTAGAGCCATAAACAGGCCGTGCAAGGGAACTGACCCTGAAGCTATAGCCAAGGCTCTGATAGAATTCCGTAAGGAGTTCAAAGGTAAGATTTTTCTGGAAGTGCTCCTTTCACGGGGATATAATGATTCAGATGAAAACCTTTCAAAAATGAAAGAGTTCTGTATCGATCTTTCTCCGGACCGCATTGATGTGGTCACACTTTCACGTCCCGGTACTCTGGATAAGGCCGGCCCGGTTGATTCCGGTTCCTTAGGCCGCTGGAAAGAGGTTCTTGATGCCGCGCCCTCCAAAAACAGGGATTGCGAACCAGATACAGACGTGAAATCAGGGAGCAGCACGGATACATCCGCCCTTGTGCAGGCTGGAGACTCCGATGCATTTGACCGGATTCAGGCTTCTCTCATGCGACGGCCGCAAACAGCGCAGCAGCTTTCAAAAGCACTTGAAGTGTCACTTTCTAAAGTGGATGAAGTGCTCAAAGAACTGAGAAACAGCGGCAGACTAAGCGTCAGGCAAACTGGTGATGAAATTTATTACGATTGCAGGCTTGACGTAGATTCATGA
- a CDS encoding DUF116 domain-containing protein has product MNSVKDSKKRLFIGLITGTSALLCLFLALLWYVPYVGLDSFGTWASWLWGMLVFLLIVLVCWAYAGLLANVVLKRTFPFSHKARGLTVKLFLPLMTILGRVCGLSKRKIRGSFIKVNNELVLSEAGKYDPEKIMMLTPHCLQNSRCDMRLTYDVNNCKRCGLCTIKGLLDLRDKYGAHFAVATGGTIARRLVVQKRPRLIIAIACERDLASGIQDTYPLPVYGVLNERPNGPCLDTQVSLIAVEEALRRFIKEDKLPEDADKNVGMTPITGL; this is encoded by the coding sequence GTGAATAGTGTAAAAGATTCTAAAAAACGACTTTTTATAGGTCTGATTACAGGGACGAGTGCTCTGCTGTGTCTATTTCTGGCTCTGCTTTGGTACGTGCCTTATGTTGGGCTTGATTCTTTCGGGACATGGGCATCGTGGCTGTGGGGAATGCTTGTCTTTTTGCTCATAGTTCTTGTGTGTTGGGCTTATGCAGGACTGCTTGCAAATGTCGTTTTAAAGCGCACTTTTCCTTTTTCTCATAAAGCGCGAGGTTTGACCGTTAAGCTCTTTCTGCCCCTTATGACAATTCTGGGGCGTGTTTGCGGATTATCCAAACGCAAGATTCGCGGTTCTTTTATCAAGGTGAATAATGAGCTGGTCTTATCTGAGGCTGGTAAATATGATCCTGAAAAGATTATGATGCTTACTCCGCACTGTTTACAAAACAGCCGTTGTGATATGCGCCTGACTTATGACGTGAACAATTGTAAACGTTGTGGTTTGTGTACTATCAAGGGTCTTCTGGACTTGCGTGATAAGTATGGAGCTCACTTTGCTGTTGCTACCGGGGGAACTATTGCCCGCCGACTGGTTGTGCAGAAACGTCCGAGACTTATCATTGCGATTGCCTGTGAGCGAGATCTTGCCAGCGGAATTCAGGATACATATCCTTTGCCTGTGTATGGTGTTCTTAACGAGCGCCCCAACGGTCCGTGCCTTGATACACAGGTTTCACTTATTGCAGTCGAAGAAGCTCTGCGCCGCTTTATCAAGGAAGATAAACTTCCTGAAGATGCCGATAAGAATGTCGGTATGACACCTATTACAGGTCTTTAA
- the fmt gene encoding methionyl-tRNA formyltransferase, whose protein sequence is MAEKRWKLVFMGTPDFASTILEYLQEWDGCNVIAAYTQPDRPCGRGHKVRQSAVKEVALKHDIPVYQPINFKDEANIEELRALEPDFLVVAAYGLILPQAVLDVPKVMPINVHASLLPKYRGAAPIQRAVANGDHATGITIMKMEAGLDTGPILVQQALGIAWDDYAGKVHDELAEMGGPLVMETLLRYKNKDLCILPQDDSIATYAAKLTKEDGLINWDNSAQEVHDQIRGMHPWPGAYFFWQGEEGKDPIRLVISPGKPGDELSGDYASGTIVGEFEGMLGIACADKIYLASKVKPAGKKEMDGKSFLCGYLGKCS, encoded by the coding sequence ATGGCAGAAAAGCGCTGGAAATTAGTTTTTATGGGGACGCCGGACTTTGCGTCCACTATTCTTGAATATCTGCAGGAATGGGACGGATGCAATGTTATTGCGGCTTATACCCAGCCTGATCGACCCTGTGGTCGCGGGCATAAAGTTCGGCAGTCAGCAGTCAAAGAAGTTGCGCTGAAACATGATATTCCTGTGTATCAGCCTATTAATTTCAAAGATGAAGCGAACATTGAAGAACTTAGAGCTCTTGAGCCTGATTTTCTGGTAGTTGCTGCTTATGGACTTATTCTGCCTCAGGCTGTACTTGACGTGCCTAAAGTCATGCCTATCAATGTGCACGCCTCTCTGCTGCCCAAATATCGTGGAGCTGCACCTATTCAGCGAGCTGTTGCAAACGGAGATCATGCTACCGGAATAACCATTATGAAAATGGAAGCCGGACTTGATACCGGTCCTATTCTGGTACAGCAGGCTCTTGGTATTGCATGGGATGACTATGCAGGGAAAGTTCACGATGAACTGGCTGAAATGGGTGGACCGCTGGTCATGGAAACTTTACTTCGTTATAAAAATAAAGACCTGTGCATTCTGCCTCAGGATGACTCTATTGCAACCTATGCAGCCAAGCTTACTAAGGAAGATGGACTCATTAATTGGGACAACAGTGCTCAGGAAGTACACGATCAGATTAGGGGTATGCACCCGTGGCCCGGAGCATATTTTTTCTGGCAGGGCGAAGAGGGCAAAGATCCTATCCGTCTTGTTATAAGCCCCGGTAAACCAGGTGATGAACTTTCCGGAGATTACGCTTCTGGAACCATTGTGGGAGAGTTCGAAGGAATGCTCGGTATTGCCTGTGCAGACAAAATTTATCTGGCCTCTAAGGTAAAACCCGCTGGAAAAAAAGAAATGGATGGTAAGTCCTTTCTGTGCGGATATTTGGGTAAATGTTCATAG
- the aspS gene encoding aspartate--tRNA ligase, giving the protein MSEQIEERDYDEYRVIEPLGDWKRTHNCNEITSKNLGEEVLIMGWVQFRRDHGGLIFIDLRDREGLTQVVFSPEHSTNAHERAHAIRSEYVVAIKGQVRERPDGMVNSNLTTGEIEIVVDEWKLLNTSETPPFAIEDRTDAAEQLRLKYRFLDLRRPVLAKNFILRNKAAQSVRRYLDGLGFLEVETPVLTKSTPEGARDFLVPSRMNNGEFYALPQSPQLFKQMLMVSGLDRYFQIVKCFRDEDLRADRQPEFTQIDIEMSFIDEEQIMGMAEEMVRTVFNETIEVKLPTAFPRMTYADAMRDYGCDKPDVRFELKLQEASDIFRGSDFKVFGKAELVKVLRVPNGAELSRKEIDEYTKFVEIYGSKGLAWIKVKEDESWQSPIVKFFSEDECSKLKELTGCQPGDILFFQAGAADIVNAALAALRIKLGERFELIDETKFAPLWITDFPLLEYNPDEKRYVARHHPFTSPQVGQIEELAEKPAEALARAYDLVINGYEVGGGSIRIHTPEMQEKMFAALGIDEEEARAKFGFLMDALKFGAPPHGGIAFGLDRLIMILCGAKSIRDVIAFPKTQKATCLMTEAPSSVASTQLRDLGIRLREKKEQ; this is encoded by the coding sequence ATGTCAGAACAAATTGAAGAACGCGATTATGATGAATATAGGGTTATTGAACCTCTAGGGGACTGGAAAAGAACCCACAATTGCAATGAAATTACTTCTAAGAATCTTGGTGAGGAAGTTTTGATCATGGGTTGGGTACAGTTCCGCCGTGATCACGGTGGTCTGATTTTTATTGATCTGCGTGACCGTGAAGGTTTAACTCAGGTTGTTTTCAGTCCTGAGCACAGCACTAATGCTCATGAACGCGCGCATGCTATCCGCTCTGAGTACGTGGTAGCCATTAAAGGTCAGGTTCGTGAACGTCCTGATGGCATGGTGAACTCCAACCTGACTACCGGAGAGATCGAAATTGTTGTTGATGAGTGGAAGCTCCTTAACACCTCTGAAACTCCTCCTTTTGCTATTGAAGATCGTACAGACGCAGCTGAGCAGCTGCGCCTTAAATATCGTTTTCTGGATCTTCGTCGCCCCGTACTTGCTAAGAATTTTATTCTTCGCAACAAGGCTGCGCAGTCAGTTCGCCGTTATCTTGACGGTCTTGGTTTTCTCGAAGTTGAAACTCCTGTGCTGACCAAATCAACACCTGAAGGAGCTCGTGACTTTTTGGTTCCCAGCCGTATGAACAACGGTGAGTTTTATGCTCTCCCTCAGTCTCCACAGCTTTTCAAGCAGATGCTCATGGTTTCAGGCCTGGATCGTTATTTCCAGATTGTTAAATGTTTCCGTGATGAAGACCTGCGTGCCGACCGTCAGCCTGAATTTACTCAGATCGATATTGAAATGAGTTTTATTGATGAAGAGCAGATCATGGGTATGGCTGAAGAAATGGTCCGCACTGTTTTTAATGAAACTATTGAAGTTAAACTGCCTACTGCATTCCCCCGCATGACTTATGCAGATGCTATGCGTGATTACGGTTGTGACAAACCTGATGTCCGTTTTGAACTCAAGCTTCAGGAAGCATCTGATATATTCCGCGGTTCTGATTTTAAAGTGTTCGGAAAAGCCGAACTTGTTAAAGTTCTGCGTGTCCCTAATGGAGCTGAACTTTCTCGTAAAGAGATTGATGAATATACCAAGTTTGTAGAAATTTACGGTTCCAAAGGCCTTGCATGGATTAAAGTTAAAGAAGACGAAAGCTGGCAGTCACCAATTGTAAAATTCTTTAGTGAAGATGAATGTTCTAAGCTGAAAGAACTGACAGGTTGCCAGCCCGGTGACATTCTTTTCTTCCAGGCCGGGGCTGCTGATATTGTCAATGCTGCTCTTGCAGCGTTGCGCATTAAACTTGGTGAACGTTTTGAACTTATTGACGAAACTAAATTTGCTCCTCTGTGGATTACCGACTTTCCACTGCTTGAGTACAATCCTGATGAAAAGCGCTATGTTGCAAGACATCATCCTTTCACCTCTCCTCAGGTTGGACAGATTGAAGAGCTGGCTGAAAAACCAGCCGAAGCTCTCGCCCGCGCATATGACCTCGTAATTAACGGTTATGAAGTCGGTGGCGGTTCTATCCGTATCCATACTCCGGAAATGCAGGAAAAAATGTTTGCAGCTCTTGGTATTGATGAAGAAGAAGCCCGCGCTAAATTTGGTTTCCTTATGGATGCTTTGAAATTCGGTGCGCCGCCGCATGGTGGTATTGCATTCGGTCTGGACAGACTTATTATGATTTTATGCGGAGCAAAATCTATCAGGGACGTCATTGCCTTTCCTAAAACTCAGAAGGCTACCTGCCTGATGACAGAAGCTCCATCTTCTGTTGCCAGCACACAGTTGCGTGATCTGGGTATCAGACTTCGTGAAAAGAAAGAACAATAG
- a CDS encoding caspase family protein has translation MKTLQKTQFYSFLLFALFSALLLTATESAAQSKLALLIGNSAYKNGPLRNPVNDVSAMNTSLKKAGFDIIMIKNADRNQMGRAIDEFGSKLKNYDVGLFYFSGHGLQVNGRNYLVPLFMKIQGQADVEYEAIDAGKVLAKMEDAGNRMNIVILDACRNNPFKRSFRSARNGLAQMDAPTGSFIAFATAPGDVALDGKGHNSPYVANMLRNMFVKNITIEQFFKRVRRGVMKDTNKKQVPWESSSLVGDFYFGGKSPSGTSAAASSQQNNNQQQAVPIPESKPKKSKSDQAMEYLLN, from the coding sequence ATGAAAACACTACAAAAAACTCAATTTTACAGTTTTTTACTGTTTGCCTTATTTTCTGCTTTATTACTTACTGCAACTGAAAGTGCAGCACAAAGCAAACTTGCTTTGCTTATTGGCAATTCTGCATATAAAAACGGCCCGCTGCGTAATCCTGTAAATGATGTTTCAGCCATGAATACTTCTCTCAAGAAAGCAGGATTTGATATCATCATGATCAAAAATGCAGACCGTAACCAAATGGGGCGGGCAATAGATGAATTTGGCAGCAAACTAAAAAATTATGATGTAGGTCTATTCTATTTTTCAGGACATGGATTACAGGTTAACGGACGGAACTACCTGGTCCCTCTCTTTATGAAAATTCAAGGTCAGGCAGATGTTGAATATGAAGCTATTGATGCCGGAAAAGTTCTGGCTAAAATGGAAGATGCCGGAAACCGCATGAATATAGTCATTCTTGATGCATGCCGTAACAATCCGTTTAAACGCAGTTTCCGCTCTGCCAGAAACGGCCTGGCTCAAATGGATGCTCCCACGGGGTCATTTATAGCCTTTGCAACAGCTCCCGGAGATGTCGCCCTTGATGGGAAAGGCCATAACAGCCCATACGTAGCCAACATGCTGAGAAATATGTTCGTAAAAAACATCACCATTGAGCAGTTTTTCAAACGTGTGCGCCGTGGTGTCATGAAGGATACCAACAAAAAACAAGTCCCATGGGAATCATCTTCTCTGGTAGGCGATTTTTATTTTGGTGGGAAGAGTCCATCAGGTACATCGGCTGCGGCATCTTCTCAGCAGAACAACAATCAACAGCAAGCTGTACCAATACCTGAATCTAAACCGAAGAAGAGTAAAAGTGATCAGGCTATGGAATATCTGCTGAATTAG
- a CDS encoding transcription antitermination factor NusB — translation MKKNILPGPRGLAYECVTRSLDGGADAQAVLDEILSSAGLDQRDRGFITEILYGYLRMRIRLQTVLNCFLSRPDGLPQPILRVLGMASYEILHMDVPAYASVDWGVDSAKKLSNGKLGGLANAVLRKVARLAEDGADEEFFQRHTFSETEYLSAYYSCPEWIVELWMKSYGRERAEMYLDAQICPPAAGFVLDTKDKKAKDAAMTLMDEGDFIESDGQAFAFYSGYRPQAFKDLNSDVLTRQSYAAREALSVLEPMNWPTPVWDGCAGRGGKSRFLSTKGIAPIFASDPHLRRLSALKRQVPEISSFRASAINPPLAKESVGTALLDVPCSGLGVLSRRPDTKFKRSPEDVASLIQLQSRILENSWKTVRQNGRMAYITCTLNPAENEGQIAKFLRKNSDAKLVKEWTTPPQSELREFFYSALLEKS, via the coding sequence ATGAAAAAAAATATCCTGCCCGGTCCCAGAGGGCTTGCTTATGAATGTGTCACCCGTTCACTTGATGGAGGTGCTGACGCTCAGGCTGTTCTGGACGAAATCCTTTCATCAGCTGGTCTTGATCAGCGTGACCGTGGATTTATTACAGAAATTTTATATGGATACCTGCGTATGCGTATCCGCTTGCAGACAGTTTTAAATTGTTTTCTTTCGCGACCTGATGGTCTGCCACAGCCTATTTTGCGGGTTCTTGGTATGGCTTCATATGAAATTCTGCATATGGACGTGCCTGCTTATGCTTCCGTTGACTGGGGTGTTGATTCTGCCAAGAAATTATCCAACGGTAAGCTTGGCGGTTTAGCTAATGCCGTGTTGCGTAAAGTTGCCCGGCTTGCTGAAGATGGTGCAGACGAAGAATTTTTTCAGCGCCACACATTCAGTGAGACTGAATACCTGTCAGCTTACTATTCATGTCCTGAGTGGATTGTTGAGCTTTGGATGAAAAGTTACGGGCGTGAGCGGGCTGAAATGTATCTTGATGCTCAAATCTGCCCGCCAGCTGCTGGTTTTGTCTTGGATACAAAAGATAAAAAAGCTAAGGATGCCGCCATGACTCTTATGGATGAAGGTGATTTTATCGAATCTGATGGGCAGGCTTTCGCATTTTATTCCGGATATCGTCCGCAGGCATTCAAAGATTTGAACAGTGATGTGCTGACCCGGCAGAGTTATGCTGCGCGTGAAGCGCTTAGTGTTCTTGAACCTATGAACTGGCCGACTCCCGTCTGGGATGGTTGCGCCGGGCGTGGTGGTAAATCAAGGTTTTTAAGCACTAAAGGAATTGCTCCTATATTTGCTAGTGATCCTCATCTCAGACGTCTTTCCGCTTTGAAAAGACAAGTGCCGGAAATTTCATCCTTCAGAGCCTCAGCAATTAATCCTCCGCTGGCGAAGGAGTCTGTCGGTACAGCATTGCTGGATGTTCCCTGTTCAGGATTGGGGGTGCTGTCAAGAAGACCGGATACTAAGTTTAAGCGTTCGCCGGAAGATGTAGCTTCTCTGATTCAACTGCAATCACGGATTTTGGAGAACAGTTGGAAGACTGTTCGTCAAAATGGACGAATGGCTTATATTACCTGCACATTAAACCCTGCTGAGAATGAAGGGCAGATTGCAAAATTTTTAAGGAAGAATTCTGATGCCAAGCTGGTAAAAGAGTGGACTACACCACCGCAATCAGAACTTAGAGAATTTTTCTATTCCGCTCTGCTTGAAAAAAGTTGA